The Mariluticola halotolerans nucleotide sequence GTCGTGGTGACCAGACCGTCGCGGTCCCCCACCCAGATGTTTTCGCGCTTGGCCCCAAGGCTGATCAAAAGGTTCAGACATGCGATAGCGGCAGCACCGGCGCCCGAGGTACAGATTTTTACATCTTCGAGCTTTTTGTTGGCGAGCCGCAGGCCGTTGAGAACCGCTGCCGCCACGATGATCGCGGTACCATGCTGATCGTCATGGAAAACCGGAATTTTCATGCGGGCACGCAATTGCTCTTCAATATCAAAGCAGTCCGGCGCCTTGATGTCTTCGAGGTTTATGCCGCCAAAGGTCGGCTCCAGCGGGCGCACCACTTCGATGAACTTTTGCGGGTCCAGTTCGTCGATTTCAATATCGATGGCATCAATACCGGCGAATTTCTTGAACAGAACCGCCTTGCCTTCCATCACCGGCTTGGACGCGAGTGCGCCAATAGCGCCGAGGCCCAGCACCGCCGTACCATTGGAGATCACCGCAACCAGATTGCCCCGTGCGGTATAGGCATAGGCTTTTTCGGGATCGTCGGCGATTTCCTCACACGGAGCGGCAACACCGGGCGAATAGGCGAGTGCCAGATCGCGCTGGTTGCCCAGCGGCTTGGTGGGCACAATCTCGATCTTGCCGGGTTTTGGAAATTCATGAAAATGCAGCGCAGCTTCGCGCAAGGCTTTCTGCTGCTCGGTCAATTCGCGAGACATGCGGTCCCCTTCCGGTTTTTTGTAAATGTTGGTGCCATTAATCGGCGGGAAAAGAAAGCCCGACATGCTGCTTGAGGGTCGAAACCTTACATCAGGCCGCTTTTTCAGCAGCATCATCCGCCGCGCCCGGCGATATGCTGGCCGCTGCGACCTTGCCGGCGCGGGCCGGTGCGCCGTTCAGGGCCTCTGCCAGTTCGACAAACGAGGCTGTGGGCAGCGCCGGCGCGAACAGGAACCCCTGCGCCTGGGAAACGCCATGATTGCGCAGGTAAACCGCCTGGGCTTCCGTCTCGACCCCTTCGGCAACGATTTCCACGCCCATGTCATTGGCCATGTTGATCAGGCCGTCCAGCACAGGCACGCTGTCGGCCTCGGGCTTGATCATGCTGACAAACACACGGTCGATCTTGATAATATCCACCCCAAGCGTCTGGATCGCCTCTAGGTTGGAATGGCCGGTACCGGCATCATCGATGGCCAGACGGCACCCAAGGGCCTGCAGCCCGCCAATCACCCCGTCCACGGCCATCTGGTTGACCAGCGGGCGGCGCTCGGTGATTTCGAATGTCAGCTGGCGGAAACTGATGCCGGAGCCGTCAAAGATCGCCTGCACATCGTCGACAATCGAGGTGTCGCGGAAATGCCCTTCAAACAGGTTGATGCCGACTTTCAGGTCCGGCATGTCCCGGCAGATATGCGCCAGATCCGCACGGACCTGCTGCATCAGCTTGATGGTCATGGGAATGGCCAGTCCGGTCGCTTCGGCATAATCGATGAACATGCCCGGCGAGACGATCTTGCCGTCCTTCTTCACCCAGCGCACCAGCACTTCGCAGCCGGCCAGCCGTCCGGTCGAGATATTCATGATCGGCTGATAAAAGGGTTTCAGCTCATTGCGCTCGATGGCCCGCTCCAGATCGAAGACCGGCAGGCGTACGCGCCGGACATACTGGAAGGCGAGCAGCAGAAACGCCGCGCTCATCATCGCCGCAGCCATCGTGATTCCGATATCAAGCGTCGTGTATTGCGCGCGCACCGCTTCAAACGGGATGGCCGCCACACTCATCAGCGGCAAGGCGTCCGCAATCACACGGGAGGCCACCATCTCGCCGCCCGCTTTACCCGCATCCGCGAGCGCGGGGTCGCCATAGGTGATGATTTCGGTGCCATCGGTCAGGGCGATGCGCAACAGCGCGGCATTGGCGAATTCACGCGGCAATCCGCCCTCCAGCCGCGGGCTGATATGCACGAAAGCGGAAATCATGCGATTGGCGCCGACAAAGCGCGTCACCTTGAGGCTCGGCAGGGTTTCTCCGGCGAACCGCACCACGCTGATCGATTCCGCATTGCCGGGAATGGTCAGCCCTTCAGACAGCATCGAATAGCTGACCGGTGCCCCAAAGCCGTTGCAATACTGAACGCCGTCGTAATTCTCGACCAGAACCTGTTTCAGACAGATATTGGCCTGCAGCTGTTTCTGGACATTGGCCACAAAGGTGGGCGCACAAAGCGACGGGCTGTCATTCAGAATCTGGTGGATGGCGGACACGCCGCCATAAACCGCATCCTGTGCCTCGGCCGTCAGTGATTCCAGGCTGGCAAAAAGGCGCTGTGATTCCCGGTCACGCACATAGGTATCGAGCAAATAATCGACCGCGAGCACGGGCACAAAAGCCAGCAGCGCCCCCAATACGATCAGAATTTGCGATAGACGAGAGTTCACCGGGAACCTCTCCGAGTGTGCCGCGTGGTGACCCTGACTAGCACCGAGGGTTTAAAGTCCTGTTAAGGCTTACAAAGCCTTACAAAAAGGCTCAGCCCACCCCTTACAAAAGACGGGTTTGAACCGGCCAGGCAGGCCCTGGCCGGTTCAAAACTTATTTCGTGTCCAGATTAACCCGGATATGCAGTTCGCGCAGCTGCTTCGCGCTCACGCTGGAGGGCGCGCCCATCAACAGGTCTTCGGCCTGCTGGTTCATGGGGAACAGCGTGATCTCGCGCAGGTTCTTGGCGCCCACAAGCAGCATGACGATCCGGTCAAGCCCGGCCCCCATGCCCCCATGCGGCGGCGCGCCGTACTGGAAGGCCCGGTACAGGCCGCCAAAGCGCTCTTCAACAACGTCAGGCCCAAGCCCGGCAATGCCGAAAGCCTTGATCATCAGTTCCGGCAAATGGTTACGCAATCCGCCTGAAGCGATTTCAAAGCCGTTGCAGACCATGTCGTACTGATAGGCCTTGATCGACAGCGGATCCTCGTTTTCCAGCGCCTCCATGCCCCCTTGC carries:
- a CDS encoding EAL domain-containing protein, giving the protein MNSRLSQILIVLGALLAFVPVLAVDYLLDTYVRDRESQRLFASLESLTAEAQDAVYGGVSAIHQILNDSPSLCAPTFVANVQKQLQANICLKQVLVENYDGVQYCNGFGAPVSYSMLSEGLTIPGNAESISVVRFAGETLPSLKVTRFVGANRMISAFVHISPRLEGGLPREFANAALLRIALTDGTEIITYGDPALADAGKAGGEMVASRVIADALPLMSVAAIPFEAVRAQYTTLDIGITMAAAMMSAAFLLLAFQYVRRVRLPVFDLERAIERNELKPFYQPIMNISTGRLAGCEVLVRWVKKDGKIVSPGMFIDYAEATGLAIPMTIKLMQQVRADLAHICRDMPDLKVGINLFEGHFRDTSIVDDVQAIFDGSGISFRQLTFEITERRPLVNQMAVDGVIGGLQALGCRLAIDDAGTGHSNLEAIQTLGVDIIKIDRVFVSMIKPEADSVPVLDGLINMANDMGVEIVAEGVETEAQAVYLRNHGVSQAQGFLFAPALPTASFVELAEALNGAPARAGKVAAASISPGAADDAAEKAA